The following are from one region of the Nitratidesulfovibrio sp. genome:
- a CDS encoding sialate O-acetylesterase — protein sequence MPRRSRLFRLLVLPALLAVVLLAHPPLRHGLVGLARYAKARLYDYRLFDDSDLVTDVSARESVPLERLADGNTLYVLVMGQSNAANEVDTPLPSDELENVFIEYDGTLYPAEDPMLGGTGERGSVWSRFARLALATGRWRYVVLSVIAEGGSPLSYWLPGGPVRPKLEERLRAIQQLPIRPDYVFWFHGESDALNSLPRLLYKYDFLDLVGTLRTFGIDNPVLVSQTSLCRRFGSESVRQAQQELALQVPNVTLGPDTDEVGLPFRRDGCHFTDAGGDIVAGLWMDAMLDAEQSAE from the coding sequence ATGCCGCGCCGCTCCCGCCTGTTCCGTCTCCTTGTCCTGCCAGCCCTGCTGGCGGTGGTGCTGCTGGCCCATCCCCCCTTGCGCCACGGCCTGGTGGGCCTGGCCCGCTATGCCAAGGCCCGGCTGTACGACTACCGCCTGTTCGACGATTCCGACCTGGTCACCGATGTCTCCGCCCGCGAGTCGGTGCCCCTGGAACGCCTGGCCGACGGCAATACCCTGTACGTGCTGGTCATGGGGCAATCCAACGCCGCCAACGAGGTGGATACCCCCCTGCCCTCCGATGAACTGGAAAACGTGTTCATCGAGTATGACGGCACCCTGTACCCCGCCGAGGATCCCATGCTGGGCGGCACGGGCGAGCGGGGCTCGGTGTGGTCGCGCTTCGCGCGGCTGGCCCTGGCCACGGGCCGCTGGCGGTACGTGGTGCTGTCGGTCATCGCCGAGGGCGGCTCGCCGCTGTCCTACTGGCTGCCCGGCGGCCCGGTGCGCCCCAAGCTGGAGGAACGGCTGCGGGCCATCCAGCAATTGCCCATCCGGCCGGACTACGTGTTCTGGTTCCACGGCGAATCGGACGCCCTCAATTCCCTGCCGCGCCTGCTGTACAAGTACGATTTCCTCGACCTCGTGGGCACCCTGCGCACCTTCGGCATCGACAACCCGGTGCTGGTCTCGCAAACCTCGCTGTGCCGCCGCTTCGGCAGCGAATCGGTGCGCCAGGCGCAGCAGGAACTGGCCCTCCAGGTGCCCAACGTGACCCTGGGGCCGGACACCGACGAGGTGGGCCTGCCCTTCCGTCGCGACGGATGCCACTTCACCGACGCGGGCGGCGACATCGTGGCCGGGCTGTGGATGGACGCCATGCTCGACGCCGAGCAGTCCGCCGAATAG